A genomic stretch from Phycisphaerae bacterium includes:
- the trpE gene encoding anthranilate synthase component I yields MPTCFPNREGFKKLVGHGATVPVFRRFLADELTPVAAFARMSAHTEHAFLLESVVGGKRVARYSFIGADPAVVFRVKNGVGNVEQRGGESVRLDGISDPLQALERLTDSDRSVPRDRLGAAATSLPRFTGGAVGFTSYDTIRYYERLPGQSADDRLLDDLSFGIYRDMVVYDHVSRTVLVIATARLDGASPDADYQGAVDRIERVSERLLGSGSSEAIHPLRPLDPDDRASISIKSNFTREEFESAVRTAKEYILAGDIFQLVLSQRLRTQFAGAPFDVYRALRHVNPSPFMFFLKCPDATLIGASPEILCRVDDGIVTNRPLAGTRRRGKTPEEDKTLESELLADPKDRAEHIMLVDLGRNDVGRVAEPGTVKLTESMTVERYSHVMHLSSNVTGRLRPGLSACDALRCALPVGTVSGAPKVRAMEIIDDLEPVRRGPYGGAVGYLDFSGNMDMCIALRTMVATPVVPAREGESAWCVDIQVGAGIVADSDPAAEFEETMNKARAQLAALGIASR; encoded by the coding sequence ATGCCGACCTGTTTTCCCAATCGAGAAGGATTCAAAAAACTCGTCGGACATGGCGCGACCGTACCCGTTTTCCGCCGTTTCCTTGCAGACGAGCTGACTCCTGTTGCGGCGTTTGCGCGAATGTCCGCGCACACCGAGCACGCGTTCTTGCTGGAAAGCGTCGTGGGCGGTAAGCGGGTGGCGCGGTATAGCTTCATTGGAGCGGATCCGGCCGTCGTGTTTCGGGTGAAAAACGGCGTCGGGAATGTTGAGCAGCGGGGTGGCGAATCGGTTCGGTTGGACGGCATTTCCGATCCGCTTCAAGCACTGGAGAGACTGACGGATTCAGACCGAAGCGTTCCGCGTGACCGCCTGGGCGCGGCGGCGACTTCACTGCCTCGCTTCACTGGCGGGGCGGTCGGATTTACGTCATACGACACAATTCGCTACTACGAACGGCTGCCGGGTCAATCGGCGGATGACCGGCTGCTGGATGATCTCTCGTTCGGAATCTACCGTGACATGGTCGTTTACGACCACGTCAGTCGCACGGTGCTGGTGATCGCAACCGCCCGGCTCGATGGCGCCTCGCCGGACGCGGACTACCAGGGCGCGGTCGATCGAATTGAACGAGTCAGCGAGCGATTGCTCGGGTCTGGGTCATCCGAAGCAATTCATCCGCTGCGGCCGCTCGATCCGGATGATCGGGCGTCCATTTCGATCAAGTCTAATTTCACGCGTGAGGAGTTTGAATCGGCTGTTCGAACAGCGAAAGAGTACATCCTGGCGGGTGACATTTTTCAGTTGGTTCTGAGCCAGCGGCTTCGGACTCAATTCGCGGGTGCCCCGTTCGATGTCTATCGCGCTCTGCGTCATGTGAATCCATCGCCTTTCATGTTCTTTCTGAAGTGTCCGGATGCGACACTCATCGGGGCCAGTCCTGAAATTCTCTGCCGCGTTGATGATGGCATCGTGACGAACCGGCCACTTGCGGGAACGCGGCGACGCGGAAAGACGCCCGAAGAGGACAAGACGCTTGAGTCGGAGTTGCTGGCGGATCCCAAGGACCGTGCTGAACACATCATGCTGGTCGATCTGGGACGCAATGACGTGGGTCGGGTTGCGGAACCCGGTACGGTTAAGCTGACGGAGTCCATGACCGTGGAGCGGTACAGTCATGTCATGCATTTGTCGAGCAATGTGACCGGCCGCCTTCGGCCGGGGTTGTCCGCCTGCGACGCATTGCGATGCGCGCTGCCTGTCGGCACGGTCAGCGGCGCGCCGAAGGTGCGGGCGATGGAGATTATTGACGATCTTGAGCCGGTGAGGCGGGGGCCATACGGCGGCGCGGTGGGCTATCTGGATTTCTCCGGCAACATGGACATGTGCATCGCGCTTCGGACGATGGTTGCGACGCCGGTTGTTCCGGCTCGTGAGGGGGAATCGGCCTGGTGTGTCGACATCCAGGTGGGAGCCGGAATCGTTGCGGACAGCGATCCCGCTGCAGAATTCGAGGAAACGATGAACAAGGCCCGCGCGCAGCTGGCGGCGTTGGGAATTGCGAGTCGTTGA
- a CDS encoding 6-carboxytetrahydropterin synthase — protein sequence MPKFELLLTSEFSAAHQLRLADGAIEPLHGHNWNVEVYLEGQKLDSIDVLADFTVLQPRLKSITDRLHDTFLNDHSKFSGSNPSTELVAKLIHDEFVPSVPPNVKITKVRVWETRTCAAAYVP from the coding sequence ATGCCAAAATTTGAATTGCTCCTGACCAGTGAATTCTCCGCGGCGCACCAACTTCGGCTCGCCGACGGCGCGATCGAACCGCTCCACGGCCATAACTGGAATGTGGAGGTCTACCTTGAGGGCCAGAAGCTCGATTCCATCGATGTCCTGGCGGATTTCACAGTGCTTCAGCCGAGACTGAAATCGATCACCGACCGGCTCCACGACACATTCCTGAACGATCATTCTAAATTCTCCGGATCGAATCCATCCACCGAACTTGTCGCAAAACTGATACACGACGAATTCGTCCCGTCGGTTCCGCCGAATGTCAAAATCACAAAAGTTCGTGTTTGGGAGACGCGCACCTGCGCAGCCGCCTATGTCCCTTGA
- a CDS encoding UvrB/UvrC motif-containing protein, whose translation MTDISPQGEKRERHLCEECAQKEGITPNPQGAVNLSQMLTAFIGGGKVTAQQIAELRCSKCKLTFVEFRNSGLLGCPCDYDAFEKALVPLIERAHQGANQHVGKFPRKQEKPRTAESDLIRLRRALVRAVDNEQYEEAARIRDRIQKIESA comes from the coding sequence ATGACCGATATTTCACCCCAGGGTGAGAAGCGGGAACGCCATCTGTGCGAGGAATGCGCCCAGAAGGAGGGTATTACGCCGAACCCCCAGGGCGCCGTCAACCTCAGCCAGATGCTCACGGCGTTTATCGGCGGTGGGAAGGTGACGGCTCAGCAGATTGCCGAGCTGCGCTGCTCCAAATGCAAGCTGACCTTTGTCGAGTTCCGAAACAGCGGATTGCTTGGCTGCCCTTGCGACTACGACGCCTTCGAGAAGGCACTTGTGCCCCTTATTGAGCGGGCCCACCAGGGGGCGAATCAGCATGTCGGAAAATTCCCTCGGAAACAGGAAAAGCCCCGTACCGCGGAGAGCGATCTGATTCGGCTGCGTCGAGCGCTCGTCCGCGCAGTCGATAACGAACAATACGAAGAGGCCGCTCGAATTCGCGACCGCATTCAAAAGATCGAGTCTGCATGA